Proteins from one Colias croceus chromosome 22, ilColCroc2.1 genomic window:
- the LOC123701735 gene encoding pancreatic triacylglycerol lipase-like isoform X1, translating into MDIEDKLYVWYKVVHDGVEEGMKNMNPQKVISLLVAFFSLSSAQQKDQIFDTIGKGLQREIVAAKLPVVETIATVGSSQCKHVKKLVGVSYEQLAGENEPDLNLLRIFYKNRQSAINLNISEAAGWLRQARQFERDNRLIIFVHGFTDNPMKDSFTNISSSFLKNNHNSVLALDGSSLIRWLYLRSTTYVRFIGRSLAEFLAVLVGFGQDPSQIHIIGHSLGAHIAGFTGKTFQELTRRNIGRISGLDPAGPCFSHVEPELRLKHTDADFVDVIHTDAGVYGIKDAVGHVDYYPNSGAMQPDCVLQTCSHSRAWLLYGVSIISPEAFPAVRCQDWDAFKKGQCENEISYMGYSAKPGTRGQYYLRTGDTFPYSLGKDGLRYVNNEGIVQSIGNIFG; encoded by the exons ATGGATATTGAAGATAAATTGTATGTCTGGTACAAAGTTGTACATGATGGA GTCGAGGAGGGAATGAAAAACATG AATCCACAAAAGGTAATATCCCTGCTGGTGGCGTTCTTCTCGCTGTCATCAGCTCAGCAAAAGGACCAGATATTTGACACTATTGGCAAGGGCTTACAGCGTGAGATCGTAGCAGCAAAACTTCCTGTAGTTGAAACCATCGCGACTGTTGGTTCTTCACAAT gtaaACATGTAAAGAAGTTAGTGGGTGTGTCGTATGAACAGCTAGCGGGTGAAAACGAGCCTGATTTGAATCTATTGAGaatattctataaaaacag GCAGTCGGCTATAAACTTAAACATATCAGAAGCAGCGGGTTGGCTGCGGCAGGCGCGCCAGTTCGAACGGGACAATAGACTGATCATATTTGTGCACGGATTTACTGATAATCCAATGAAAGACAGCTTCACTAACATTAGCTCGTCTTTCTTGAAGAATa ACCACAACAGTGTGCTAGCCCTGGACGGCAGTTCTCTAATCCGTTGGTTGTACCTCCGATCGACCACGTATGTGCGCTTCATTGGTCGCTCCCTGGCTGAATTCCTCGCCGTCTTAGTTGGTT ttggCCAGGACCCTTCACAAATCCACATAATCGGGCACAGTCTAGGAGCCCACATAGCTGGCTTCACCGGCAAGACATTCCAGGAACTAACACGTCGCAACATCGGTCGGATATCCGGACTGGACCCCGCGGGACCCTGCTTCAGTCATGTGGAACCGGAGTTGCGGCTCAAGCATACGGATGCGGATTTTGTGGATGTTATACATACGGATGCAGGAGTTTATGGGATTAAGGATGCTGTTG GGCACGTAGACTACTACCCCAACAGCGGCGCTATGCAACCGGACTGCGTGCTCCAAACGTGCTCACACTCCCGCGCCTGGCTGCTGTATGGAGTCAGCATTATATCGCCTGAAGCCTTCCCGGCGGTCAGGTGTCAAGATTGGGACGCTTTTAAGAAGGGACAGTGTGAGAATGAGATCAG TTACATGGGCTACTCCGCGAAGCCCGGCACGAGAGGACAGTATTACCTCCGCACGGGCGATACCTTCCCATATAGTTTGGGCAAGGATGGTCTGCGGTATGTGAATAATGAGGGCATTGTTCAGAGCATCGGAAATATTTTTGGATGA
- the LOC123701735 gene encoding pancreatic triacylglycerol lipase-like isoform X2 codes for MKNMNPQKVISLLVAFFSLSSAQQKDQIFDTIGKGLQREIVAAKLPVVETIATVGSSQCKHVKKLVGVSYEQLAGENEPDLNLLRIFYKNRQSAINLNISEAAGWLRQARQFERDNRLIIFVHGFTDNPMKDSFTNISSSFLKNNHNSVLALDGSSLIRWLYLRSTTYVRFIGRSLAEFLAVLVGFGQDPSQIHIIGHSLGAHIAGFTGKTFQELTRRNIGRISGLDPAGPCFSHVEPELRLKHTDADFVDVIHTDAGVYGIKDAVGHVDYYPNSGAMQPDCVLQTCSHSRAWLLYGVSIISPEAFPAVRCQDWDAFKKGQCENEISYMGYSAKPGTRGQYYLRTGDTFPYSLGKDGLRYVNNEGIVQSIGNIFG; via the exons ATGAAAAACATG AATCCACAAAAGGTAATATCCCTGCTGGTGGCGTTCTTCTCGCTGTCATCAGCTCAGCAAAAGGACCAGATATTTGACACTATTGGCAAGGGCTTACAGCGTGAGATCGTAGCAGCAAAACTTCCTGTAGTTGAAACCATCGCGACTGTTGGTTCTTCACAAT gtaaACATGTAAAGAAGTTAGTGGGTGTGTCGTATGAACAGCTAGCGGGTGAAAACGAGCCTGATTTGAATCTATTGAGaatattctataaaaacag GCAGTCGGCTATAAACTTAAACATATCAGAAGCAGCGGGTTGGCTGCGGCAGGCGCGCCAGTTCGAACGGGACAATAGACTGATCATATTTGTGCACGGATTTACTGATAATCCAATGAAAGACAGCTTCACTAACATTAGCTCGTCTTTCTTGAAGAATa ACCACAACAGTGTGCTAGCCCTGGACGGCAGTTCTCTAATCCGTTGGTTGTACCTCCGATCGACCACGTATGTGCGCTTCATTGGTCGCTCCCTGGCTGAATTCCTCGCCGTCTTAGTTGGTT ttggCCAGGACCCTTCACAAATCCACATAATCGGGCACAGTCTAGGAGCCCACATAGCTGGCTTCACCGGCAAGACATTCCAGGAACTAACACGTCGCAACATCGGTCGGATATCCGGACTGGACCCCGCGGGACCCTGCTTCAGTCATGTGGAACCGGAGTTGCGGCTCAAGCATACGGATGCGGATTTTGTGGATGTTATACATACGGATGCAGGAGTTTATGGGATTAAGGATGCTGTTG GGCACGTAGACTACTACCCCAACAGCGGCGCTATGCAACCGGACTGCGTGCTCCAAACGTGCTCACACTCCCGCGCCTGGCTGCTGTATGGAGTCAGCATTATATCGCCTGAAGCCTTCCCGGCGGTCAGGTGTCAAGATTGGGACGCTTTTAAGAAGGGACAGTGTGAGAATGAGATCAG TTACATGGGCTACTCCGCGAAGCCCGGCACGAGAGGACAGTATTACCTCCGCACGGGCGATACCTTCCCATATAGTTTGGGCAAGGATGGTCTGCGGTATGTGAATAATGAGGGCATTGTTCAGAGCATCGGAAATATTTTTGGATGA